The stretch of DNA TGCAATTGACCGTGCTTCCTTGAAgatactaaattttttttttattttctgctgatACGCTCCTTTTATTGCAAACGTATCTTTTGCTTGCTGGTTTTCATGCTAaaagcaaaaaatggaaagaaaaacagcaagacaacttttcttcagCCTGGAACTTGTAAGTGTTCAAACTTGGCGCGCACTCTGTTCTCTCACAGCATAATCAACGGGTTTGCCTTACCCCTCAAAGAAGAGCACAAGATTTTCTTACTGAAGGTGTTGCTGCCGTTGCACAAAGTGAAGTCTCTgagcgtctaccacccccaggTAAGGCCCCGGAACATTCTTCACGCAGCAGCGGCCCCGTGCGGCCGCTGGCCCAGGGGTGCTTCCTTTCTCTGCGTCCTTTCTCGCCGTGTCGTCATCTGTGACTCAGGTGTCGGGGCTCCGGCAACCAATGAAAGGGTGGGAGGGCAAAGAGAGGCTCCTTTTCAGGAAACTCAGAAAAACCTCGGGAAGGGAGGGTTTCAGAATGAGGTCTGAGCGTAGAGAGGGTGCGACTGGTGTGGCGGGAGAGCCGGGGGGCGACCCTGCAGAGGAAAGCCGCCTGCAGCGGCGTGTGAAGTCCGGTGCCTGGACGGGAGCCCGTGCTGCGTCCGTGGCCAGCGGAAAGGCTCGTTTCTGGAACCTGGACTTTCACGGCTCCGAAAACCTGGCCCCTGAGTGGGGACTGACCACTGCATGCATCCAGGAGACCTGGCGTTGCCTTCGCTTTTGTTCTGAGCTCCACGCAGATGGACCCCGGCGAGGCTGGCGGCAGGCACTGAAGACCGGGGGCTCCCGCCCAGCTGGGGCCCGTGGGCCGGCACCCAGGAAGCCCTGCCCCGAAGGCCTCACTCGGGGCGTGTGCGGCGCCGGGCACACTGCGGAGAGCACAGCGGACGCTTGAACGCCGCGTGTTCGGACTGGGCGGGTCCCCTCGGTGGGGGTGGTCCTCAGGGGGCCCGCACGGGCTCCGGGCCCgtgctgttcaagggtcagcgGGCGGCCGGGGTCCGCCCGTgctggaggcctgggctcccCGGGGGCTTCCGGCAGCACGGGCAGCGGCCACTGTTCAAGGGCCACCTCCCTCTTCCCCGGACCATCCCAATGCCACCGGCTTCCTGGGACACCTGTCGCTCAGAGTGTTTTCTCCGACTGCTGTTAACCGGCAAGGTCTTTGCATTACTTTCAGCCCGGGTGGTGTCATATTAGTTGTTCTATATTGGAAGTCAGTAGTTCAGAGATTTAAGGTGGAGTCagattttaattccatttttccaAGTTATCAGGTTACTGGttcattagtttaaaaaaaacaaacagcaagagAGGCCCCCATCAAACCCGAGCTGGTGTATCGGTATTGGCCCGAACCACAGCCTCCTGGTCTCTCTAGCCCCCCTGGTCCTTCTGCAGCTGGTGAGGGAGAGGAGTCCGTTCTGGCCTGCGCTGGGGCCTGTTGCGGGGGGGGGCCGCCCCACCTGGCTGGGGGCACCCCAGGCCACACCCCCTCTCCTCGGGGAAGGTGTTCGACAGTGATGCTGGGGTCCTGGAAACCGTGGTGTCGCTATGGTAGAGCGAGATGCTGacacttttctccttcccctgtcaGCTGGCGTACTGTGTCGTGCAGTTTCTGGAGAAGGACAGCACCCTCACGGAACCAGTaagtgcccccaccccgccctgccacCGGCcacccgcccgcccacccgcAGGGtgctcactgcccaccccccgctGTCTGCTCGGCACGCAGCCGCGCAGCCCTTCCCTGAAGTCGCAGTCCTGATGAGCACACCGGGTGCACCCGGGCATCGCGGGGGCTCAGGGGCGGCCCGCTGGGTGACAGGGCCCTTGACTGCAGTGACGACGTGTGCCCCGGTCGTCCCCTTGTCCCTCGCtgtgcctggagcccagggccctggccgtTGTCGCCACGAAGCCGTGTGCAGTTTAGCACGTGCCCTTCTCTCGGTCCAGCAGCACAAGTGACTGCCCGCAGGCGGGAGGGACCCCATGCAGTGAGGCCCCGGGACCGCAGGCGGGGGGACCGCAGGCAGTGAGGCCCCGGGACTGCAGGCGGGGGACCCCATGCAGTGAGGCCCCGGGACCGCAGGCGGGGGGACCGCAGGCAGTGAGGCCCCGGGACCGCAGGCGGGAGGGACCCCATGCAGTGAGGCCCCGGGACCGCAGGCGGGAGGGACCGCATGCAGTGAGGCCCCGGGACCGCAGGCGGGAGGGACCGCAGGCAGTGAGGCCCCGGGACCGCAGGCGGGAGGGACCGCAGGCAGTGAGGCCCCGGGACCGCGGGCCCGAAGAGGCTCTCCTCTCAGGAGAGTCCTCTCCGCACGGGAGCACGACTGCTCTCCAATCACTGCGTCGCAAGGGGACGTTACGTGGCTGCTGCTCTGTGTTTAGATTTGTTGGgggtttttgcattttatttttattaaaaatacaaaatttgccctggctggtgtagctcagtgctggattgagtgccggcctgcaaactaaagggttgccggttcagttcccagtcagcgtacatgtgtgggttgcaggccaggtccccagtgggggtcgcgtgagaggcaaccagtccatgtatctctcacacgtcgatgtttctttccctctctctctccctcccttgccctctgtctaaaaataaaataaataaatttttttaaaataagtaagaatACAAGAGCTATGGTAGCCTAGATTAGCGAGATTGGGCATGTCAGGTGCTGGGGCAAGCGTTtaaagacagtttttaaaaataactttattgaggCATAACTCACATACCACACAATTCACCATTTAATATGCACGGTCACTGGGTTTTGGTGTATTAtgcctttaactttttttaatttccagtttttataGAGGATGGacgagagggagagacatcagtttgtcgCTCCCCTTGCTGATGCATCATTCCCTGGTTGATTTCTTCCGTCGTCGTCCCAGTGTCCTTGttgctccccctgccccgcccaccccgcacCGGTTGACTCTGACACGTTTCCTGACCGGGGAGCGAACCTGCAACCTCTGCGGGTTGGGACAGAGCTCTGAcgagctgagccacccggccaggggtCAGCCTTTTAAATTGTGGTTTAGAGTACACATGACGTGAACTCTGCCTTTTCAGGTGCGGTTTTAGGTGTGCGACTCGTGGACAGTAATGACACTCACAAAGACGTGCAACCGCGGCCACTGTTCGCAAAGCGTCgtcacccctgcccccccatgGGAAACAGCACCCACTAAACCCGCACTCCAGCTCGTTTCATGCCTCTCAGAGGTTTCAGCACCGTTGAAaacaccatacacacacacacatgtgtatatgtgtacacacacacagtgcccgCATGTTTGTGTACACGTGCGTCCGAACGGTCAGCGGTGGGAGAAGCGGACTCTGTGCACGTGCCTGTGCTGCCGGCAGTTTTGGAACCGGCGCTGCGGCACCGAGACCGCCAGCTCTCGCGCTCTGCGTGtgtcccctggcccctccccaaacGGCCCTGactgcctgccttccctgcctgTTGAGAGGGCCTGGCCCTGGAACTGGTCGGTCGCCGTGAGTGAGTGGGTCACGCCCATTGAACTTGCGGTTCTAAAGCGTGTAAACCCAGACCCCCCACTTTACAGCCAGCTTCTCCAGCCGTACAGCCCAGGCAGCGAGTGGCGGGTCCCCGTCCCTCCTGCAAGGGGCCAGCACCGCCTCACTCTGCGGCTCTGCGGGGAGGCGCCAAGCCAGCGTCCCCGCGCCCGCCCCGGGACGTCACCCGCCGCGTGCTGTGTCCCCCCAGGTGGTGATGGCCCTCCTCAAGTACTGGCCCAAGACCCACAGCCCAAAAGAAGTGATGTTCCTGAACGAGTTAGAAGAGATTTTGGACGTGATCGAACCCTCGGAATTTGTCAAGATCATGGAGCCGCTCTTCCGGCAGTTGGCCAAGTGCGTCTCCAGCCCGCACTTCCAGGTACGGGCTCGGGGGTGCGCGGGCACGCGGGGGCAGGCGGTGGCTGCGGGGCGAGCTCCCCTGGGGGAGCGGTGTCAGGTTCCTAGGTGCGGCCGGTCACGCCGTGCTGCTCATGTGATTTGAGGGTAAACTTCGAGGTTTTACTTTTCATCGTACTTCAAAATAAGATGCTAAGACTTTAATGCTATGAAACACACTTCAGTATCTTGTGCCCATTACCGGAAACATTTCTTGAAAGAACAGGTAGAAACGACCTCTCTGGAAAGCCGGCTGCCCCAGAAGGTGTACAGCCCTGTGTTCGACGGCTGACAGGGCGATCGGTGTCCATACAGCCGACGCCACGGCGGCAAAGCCTTCCGTTCTGACTTCCCGCCCGCGTGAGGCTCGCGGTTTCTGGCGCCGTATAACCCCGCCTCCCTTCACCCTCCAGAAAAACCCTTTAGTCCCGGTTTTCGTCACCACGGAGTTCTCGGTCAGGCCACTTCCCACCTcctttcctggtttccttcttaaATGCATCCGGGCTTTTTCAGAGATTGTCCCCAGTGGCTCTGttcagccccccgccccccaccctggtgCTCCCTGAGCAGGCGCCTACTGTAAACTGGGGCCGCTGAACGGGGCCCGTGTGACCGTGCCCTGGGCACGccagaccctggctggcgtgagTGTCCACTGAGTGGTGCCGCTGCCCTGGCCCTTCAGCGTGACGGTCCCAGGCACCGACGTCCAGCCTTCTTGATCGCATGATACATGCGAGCTGCTCGCTAAAACCGTGCAGCACGCCAGAACATGCATTCTGTTTTTTGCCAGTCCgatataaacatgtaattctgacTGACTTACAGAACAACAGTAACAGTAGCAATGACcacctttttgctccaaagtgactttttaaagacTCAGGTGCCTGCACCTGTACACAAGGGTTTCTGGTACCAAGAACTAACCAATCAGATGAAACGTTTTTAGACAGCATGACCAGTAAGACGCAACCTCGTCATGTGACCTACATGTTTGTGGTTCGAGACGGTGTTCACACTGGGTGGCCGTTGTTGCGCTGGCTGTTGtcagttttttatttgacagtctaccAGGAAAAGGTCGGTGCCCCGAATAAATAGTTAAGGATGGCGTGCACTGAAAATTCTTGCCGCACACCAGACGGAAATCGCTGGCCTAAGGTGTTGTGAGTTTGAAGGAACAAGTTTCCTGACACAGCATGTACTTCATCGTCCTGCTCACGGGGGCAGCAGGGGGGTATCTGCGGATGACTCCCGTCACGACCGGGATAAAGCGTGCGCTTCCTGTCCGCCAGGTGGCGGAGCGAGCGCTGTACTACTGGAACAACGAGTACATCATGAGCCTCATCAGCGACAACGCCGCCAAGATCCTGCCCATCATGTTCCCGTCCCTGTACCGCAACTCGAAGACCCACTGGAACAAGTGAGCGGGGCCGGCGGCGGTCACCGCCTCTGCGCGTCTTGTTCTTTGctctttaacttctttttaaaaggttttatttatttacttttagagagagagggagggagagagaaagagagggcgagaaacagcaatgtgcaaggGATAATtccactggctgcctctcacacgcccccctaaccggggacctggcccacaccccaggcctgtgccctgacaggaatttggggaccctttggtttgcagccagtgcttaatccactgagccacaccagccggggctttaattttattttttagttacagtttgcattcaatgtTATGTGTAGTAGCTTCAGCTGTAGCATCTTCTGCTCATACTTCAAACCACTTACGGTTGACATCCAGGTCTGAAGTATCTGTCACAAAACAACACGTTGATTTCTCTGCGGCCTCGTGATTAAGTGGAAGTGCGGCCCGTAACTGGCCTGCCCCACCGCCTTCTGAGCCCACGTGTGTTCACGCCCGCTGTCCCTGCCGTGCGAGCAGCAGCGTCTTGATAAGTCCCCCCCAGAGGACTCGGAGGTCCCTGCAGAGCTCACAGGGCTCGGCCCCTGCAGGAGCACCGTGGCCCCCCTCCGGGGCCTGGAGCCCTGCCAGCACGCGCCCCGGTGAGCCTGCCTACGTGACCGAGAACCACCCGCTGTCCCCGTCTGAGAGCAGGTGATGCGGACAAGGAGCCTCACGCGTGCTCCCCTCCTGTCGGTTCACAGAGGAGGGTGCGTGGGCCGGCTCTCTCCACAGTGCTCCCTGAGACCTCCTCCTCGGCGTGGGCACCGCCGCCTCCGCCTCGTGGCGGGGTGGCGCGGCCACTGGAGCTCTTTGCATGAGAAACCGTGGGCACGGGCGGGGCTGTCTGCTCGCATTCCTCCCCGTTGTGTGTGCGGAGCAGTGAGTCGGAATTTAgagcagggggtggtgggggagccgAGCCGGGACCGCTGCTCCTGCCCCTCGTGCACAAGGGGGCAGTGGGCTCGGGGGCAGCAGCCCGGCCCGCAGTCAGCCAGGGCCCCCGGCCGCTCCCTCCCCTGGAGAGCGGGGAATGTCGGCGCCCGGCCTGGTGTGCCGTGAGAGCCGACCGAGAGAGCGGTAACACGCGGGCACGCCGCGCTTTTTGCGCCTCGCAGACGTGTTGTTTGTCGGTTGGAGGCAGGAGCCTGTGCCAGCGAACAGGTGCCCGCTCACGCCGGGCTGGCGGTCTGGAAGCCAGCCCGCTGTGTGGCCTCGCTGGGCCTGGACACGCGGCACTCTGCCTGGCAGTGACCTTCACCTCGGTGTGAGGGGGAATTGGGGAGAGGTCAACTAGTCCTAACAGCTGACGGCACCCCGTAAACGCTCACCGCGGTCCTGGGCGTGGGAGCGCCCCCCACTGGCCCAGTCGAGGTTCGCGTGCTCACTGGGAGCTGCCTGCCGCTCCAGCGCCTCCTCTCCCCGAGCCCAGCGGCGGCGGTCAAGTTCCCGGGGGACCTGAGCGTGACTCCGGCCCGGCGCACGGGAAGAGAGGCTCTTTTAAGTGTTGCCTGCGTATGATGTGgggttttattattataaagttaACTAAAAAGTAGTTACAATTTGAAAGTTTAATGTTTTGTTTCGGGTTTTGGTTTGACAGCTCTCCAGCTGCTGCTCTCAGTTccggggggttggggtggggggaggctctgCTGCGCAGCCGTGCTGCCGACCTCaccgggccccgcccctccggggTGCCAGAGCCTGCAGCCGGGTGCGACTGTGCTGCCCTGCGGTGACTTCAGCCTCTGCCTGCCAGAGCTCCGCAGGCATTAGTAAAGTTGGTTTTCCTGTCCTCAGTGAATGAGGTGGAAAGAAAACTGGCATTTATAGGAAATACAATGTTTCCATTATTGTTCTCTGTATAATTAAGTTCGTCTTAGTTATACTTGTTCAAGTTTAACCCAGGGCCGGTGAGCAGGGTGAGCAGGGCCGTGAGGGGCACTCAGGGCCCCAAGGCCGGCTGTAGCAAAAGGAACGAGTGAATCCGAAGCTGcagcttctttattttaaagcttGAGAACTTGGCGAACTGTTGGCGTAGCCTGATAGGTCTGGAGGAGAAATCGACTGTCCCCGAGGATCAGGGGGGCGGGGTGCAAGTGATCAGGCGTTCTGAGTGTCAACACCGAGTTTCACTTGTAGGACAATCCACGGCTTGATATACAACGCCCTGAAACTCTTCATGGAGATGAACCAAAAACTGTTCGACGACTGCACCCAGCAGTTTAAAGCGGAGAAACTGAAGTAAGTTGCTCTTCTCCAGGGTTGCTCTTTCAAGGACGATTTTTCCCTTAATCCTGAGGAAACTCCCGTTGGTTTGTCCTGATGCCATTCTTCACGCTAAAGCAAAATCAGCCCTTTTACACTTCGACAGCAACTAAAACGTTTGTTACGATATCCTTATTTTCAGAGAACACACCCTTAAAGCTAGCTGTTTTCCCCACCATGCTCCTAGTCTAATCGTTTTTGCAGAAGTGCACGTGTAGCCAAGAACCTAACGGCCAGACTGCTGCACCGCTCAGGACGCTGGGAGGCCGTAGTGGGCAGTGGTCTCCGCGTTCACCAGGCGGGAGCGTGAGTCGGTCATCCGTCCCCTGAGATTCGGACGGGGGCTCGCGAGCCTTCCCCTTCGCACAGCTCCGCTCGCGGCGCTGACCCCTGCTCCGCGGGcgcccctggggcctggcctgtgtCCTTCGCAGAGCCACGCCCCCGTCCACACTGTCTAGGGGCGGTCTAGGTGACAAGGCGCGCTCCCTCCTAGTTGTGTGATTAATCAGTTATCAAAAGCCCAGCTTCGGGGTCAGTGTGAACTGCCGGAGCTCTTGTCCTTTGCTTGTCCCTTGAAACTGGCCACGGCAGATCCCCTTGACTGAAGGTCGTTCACTCAGATCACAGTCTGCGTGACAGGAGTCACGTCCCCCCTGTGCACACCGTGAGCATCTGCCTGTGTGCCGGGCCGTCCTGGCTTCCGGCAACACCGCAGCGACCGGAACCAGCAAAGGCCTGCTTCCCTGGAGCCTGTgttctgggtggggggtggggagagcgagGCAGCCGGCACGCACAGGGGAGCTGTCGAGTGTGGGCCGGCGGTGCGCAGCAGCGGGCTCGGTCACAGTGGCGGGCCTGCTCTCCCAGAGTGTCGCTGCTCTCCGAACGGGCCCTAAAAGTCGTGTTGCACGTGTCCTGGGTTCACGAGCAAGCCGAGCTCAGCGACGGCCTCAGGCCGTGTGACTCCCCGGGGGCGGCGTCAGACAAGGCCGCTGCTTTTCAGCGTCAGCCTCCTGGGGCCGCCGGCTCGCTGCGGTGCTCCAGGTCTTTCCCCTGAGCGAGTGACGGCTGCCTTCTCGCCCACCGCGTTTCCTGCGTCCCGCCCTCACCGCCCCACGGGGAAGGAGACGGGCCGAGGCGCTGCCCCTGCACTGGTCTCCCTGTAGCGGCTCCCTGGGTTTGCTCCCTCTCTCTAACCCCAGTGACCTTTTACTGTTTTTCAGAGAGAAGCTAAAAATGAAAGAACGAGAAGAAGCGTGGGTTAAAATAGAAAACCTAGCCAAAGCAAACCCCCAGGTACTGAAAAAGAGAGTAACTTGAAACGTCTCGGGTGGGACCGCGTGTTTTTGTGAGACAGGCCTGTGGCGCGTCACGGGTGGGCGGGCGGCCGTGTGCACGGACGCCGTGTGCGAAAACGTCCACAATAGAAATGCTCTCAGCTTCCGGACAAGCGCTCGCTTTGCCCCAGAGTGCTGTTACCACAGGACTGGcgtttctctcctgctctctacGTGAGGCGTGAAAGCTGTGAGTGTGCTGCGGTGAAAAGAGGCCGGGACACAGGCTCTGTTTGGGCCAGCCTTGTGATTTGCTTCCCCTTGTAAACGCCGTAGATGCTATGGCCCAAACTGTATTTCCGTCTTGTGATAgcaaattctgaaagaaaaggaatgagaTTTGGAATCTATTGAGTATAAAGTTTATCGCTTCTTCCCTAAAACCGGGTTTCTGTAGGCTGAGCCTTTGTCATTAAAAAATTGCCAGACCCCTGTCCTCGAAGCAGCTGAGCCTGtcgtccccctccccaccccgccctcacCCCCGCCGTCTGAGCCGGGAGGGCCCTTGCGCATCCGGCACGCGGCACCGATGCCCCGTCTCCCGAGCAGCCAGCCGCGGGGCCCTGGGAGCCATGACTCCCGGGGTGGCTCCGGGGTGGCCGGGCTCCGGGGGCGTGCGCCCTGGTCCTCGGTGCCCGTCACTGCAGACGGTCCTGCGCCTGCCGCCGCAGCGCCTGCCGCTCCCTGAACGGCGTCTGTGCAGGTCTTTCTGTCATGCCGGGCGTGCTCGGGCGTTCCCCGGCTCCCCGGGAAGGACGAGGCTTGACTTTGCACAAAGGGGAGTCCCCGGAGCCCTGCCAGGCCCCGAGAGGTGAACAAGGCCGCGAGCCGTCCGTGTGCCGCGCTGGGGGTGCGCGAGAGTAACTGTCGTCTCAGCTGGCGTGGAGGCTTGCGAGCCCCCCTCACGTTTCATAAACAAGCAGGGCACGAGCGCGGAGGGAGAGGTACATTTTGCCTCTGTGATAACACCGATTTGTGCTTCCTCTGCTAAAACTACAATCAGGAGACTTATGCCGTGGGGGAAATTGAGTGACATTCTTAA from Phyllostomus discolor isolate MPI-MPIP mPhyDis1 chromosome 1, mPhyDis1.pri.v3, whole genome shotgun sequence encodes:
- the PPP2R5C gene encoding serine/threonine-protein phosphatase 2A 56 kDa regulatory subunit gamma isoform isoform X2, whose translation is MVEYITHSRNVVTEPVYPEVVHMFAVNMFRTLPPSSNPTGAEFDPEEDEPTLEAAWPHLQLVYEFFLRFLESPDFQPNIAKKYIDQKFVLQLLELFDSEDPRERDFLKTTLHRIYGKFLGLRAYIRKQINNIFYRFIYETEHHNGIAELLEILGSIINGFALPLKEEHKIFLLKVLLPLHKVKSLSVYHPQLAYCVVQFLEKDSTLTEPVVMALLKYWPKTHSPKEVMFLNELEEILDVIEPSEFVKIMEPLFRQLAKCVSSPHFQVAERALYYWNNEYIMSLISDNAAKILPIMFPSLYRNSKTHWNKTIHGLIYNALKLFMEMNQKLFDDCTQQFKAEKLKEKLKMKEREEAWVKIENLAKANPQAQKDLKKDRALVRRKSELPQDLHTKNALEAHCRADELLSQDGR